One segment of SAR202 cluster bacterium DNA contains the following:
- the secA gene encoding preprotein translocase subunit SecA produces MLTKLLNIFSDSNEKVIKQLQQKVDIINSLEVSINVLTNEELANKTEYFRDKISNGAPLEEILPEAFAVVREASNRILGQRHYDVQLMGGIVLHQGSIAEMRTGEGKTLTATLPLYLNALSGQGVHLVTVNDYLARRDCSWMGPVFNFLRLSVACLQYNGHAFAYNGNFDTNKEVPQLIECSRKDAYLADITYGTNNEFGFDYLRDHMVIQNHQLSQRDRNYAIVDEVDNILIDEARTPLIISGPSQQPTDVYKKVNLAVKQLKHEDDFEIGEKERTALLTEDGITKLETILKVDNMYSQENYLLAHYVENSLKAHYIFQKDVDYVVSNGEVVIVDEFTGRLMPGRRYSEGLHQSLEAKEQVRIQQESVTYASITLQNYFRLYKKLSGMTGTAATEAEEFYKIYKLESVSIPTHRPMLREDLNDLIFLNENYKLNALVEQINDLYQLKRPVLIGTASIEKSEQLSNLLKKRRVPHQVLNAKQHEKEASIVAQAGRLSAVTVSTNMAGRGTDIVLGGNPEDRDPADWQKEHDEVIELGGLYIIGTERHEARRIDNQLRGRSGRQGDPGTTQFYVSLQDEQMRRFGMDRVQTIMNKVGMDDKPVTNTLVTRAINQTQIKVEGHNFDIRKHLVEYDDVMNIQRSIIYDKRMNILNDNNLLEILKEIFVKEIENIVDSFYEENIHDNTIDLTEPLINDLNRILPGFDQFVSSEINNPEDYINIAIEYFEKLYIEQFIEDENHKSLQIGFMLRVMDSVWVEHLTTMQNLRESIGLQAYGQRDPLVMYKRESRNLFDTIIEKIGQGISHSIFNVSNIANSRDYQTQNKTPITNSTNNTSTISNSRIGRNDPCPCGSGKKYKRCHGN; encoded by the coding sequence ATGCTTACCAAATTATTGAATATATTTTCTGACTCTAATGAAAAAGTAATAAAACAACTTCAACAAAAAGTAGATATTATTAATTCATTAGAAGTGTCAATCAATGTACTAACCAATGAAGAATTAGCAAATAAAACCGAATATTTCCGTGATAAGATTTCTAATGGTGCCCCATTAGAAGAAATACTTCCAGAAGCATTTGCAGTTGTACGAGAAGCATCAAATCGAATTTTAGGTCAACGACATTATGATGTCCAATTAATGGGTGGTATTGTATTACACCAAGGTTCAATTGCGGAAATGAGGACCGGAGAAGGAAAAACACTCACAGCTACTTTACCTCTATATTTAAATGCTTTATCTGGACAAGGAGTGCATTTAGTTACCGTAAATGATTATTTAGCACGAAGAGATTGTTCATGGATGGGGCCTGTTTTCAATTTTTTAAGACTCTCTGTTGCCTGTCTACAATACAATGGACACGCATTTGCTTACAATGGCAATTTTGATACAAATAAAGAAGTACCTCAACTTATAGAATGTTCACGAAAAGATGCGTATTTAGCTGATATAACATATGGTACTAACAATGAATTTGGATTTGACTATTTAAGAGACCACATGGTGATTCAAAATCATCAGTTATCTCAACGAGATAGAAATTACGCCATAGTTGATGAAGTAGATAATATCTTGATCGATGAAGCTAGAACACCATTAATAATCAGTGGCCCATCGCAACAACCAACGGATGTATATAAAAAGGTTAATCTTGCCGTAAAACAACTAAAACATGAAGACGATTTTGAAATTGGCGAAAAAGAACGAACTGCTCTTCTAACTGAAGATGGAATAACTAAACTTGAAACAATTTTAAAAGTAGACAACATGTATTCTCAAGAAAACTATTTACTTGCACACTATGTAGAAAACAGCTTGAAAGCTCACTACATATTCCAAAAAGATGTTGATTATGTTGTATCCAATGGCGAGGTTGTCATAGTAGATGAATTTACAGGACGATTAATGCCTGGTAGAAGATATTCTGAAGGATTACATCAATCATTAGAAGCTAAAGAACAAGTAAGGATACAACAAGAAAGTGTTACTTATGCAAGTATTACTCTACAAAACTATTTTAGATTGTATAAAAAATTGTCCGGAATGACAGGTACAGCTGCTACTGAAGCAGAAGAATTCTATAAAATATATAAATTAGAATCTGTTAGTATCCCCACCCATCGACCAATGCTTAGAGAAGATCTAAACGACTTAATTTTTTTGAATGAAAATTATAAACTCAATGCATTAGTAGAGCAAATAAATGATTTGTATCAATTAAAAAGACCTGTTCTTATAGGAACTGCTTCTATTGAAAAATCTGAACAACTAAGTAACTTACTTAAAAAACGTCGAGTACCTCATCAAGTACTAAATGCTAAGCAACATGAGAAAGAAGCTTCAATAGTAGCACAAGCTGGAAGATTGAGTGCTGTGACTGTGTCGACCAACATGGCTGGACGAGGTACTGACATTGTTTTAGGAGGCAATCCTGAAGATCGTGATCCTGCTGATTGGCAAAAAGAACATGATGAAGTAATTGAATTAGGTGGCCTTTACATTATTGGAACTGAAAGACATGAGGCAAGAAGAATAGATAATCAGCTTAGAGGTAGATCAGGTCGTCAAGGAGATCCAGGTACAACACAATTTTATGTTTCTTTACAAGATGAGCAAATGAGAAGATTTGGTATGGACAGAGTACAAACTATAATGAACAAAGTTGGTATGGATGATAAGCCTGTGACTAACACTTTAGTAACTAGAGCTATTAACCAAACTCAAATAAAAGTGGAAGGACATAATTTCGATATCAGAAAACATTTGGTTGAATATGACGATGTTATGAATATTCAGCGATCAATTATATATGATAAAAGAATGAACATTCTCAACGATAATAATCTATTAGAAATTTTGAAAGAAATATTTGTAAAAGAAATTGAAAATATTGTTGATTCATTTTATGAAGAAAATATCCATGATAATACAATAGACTTAACAGAGCCTTTGATAAATGATCTTAATAGGATTTTGCCAGGATTTGATCAATTTGTTTCATCAGAGATTAACAATCCTGAAGATTATATAAATATTGCAATAGAATATTTTGAAAAACTTTATATAGAGCAATTTATTGAAGATGAGAATCATAAAAGTCTACAAATTGGGTTTATGTTAAGGGTTATGGACTCAGTGTGGGTTGAGCATTTAACAACAATGCAAAACCTTAGAGAAAGTATAGGATTACAAGCCTATGGTCAAAGAGACCCACTAGTTATGTATAAACGTGAATCTCGCAATTTATTTGATACAATTATAGAAAAAATTGGCCAAGGTATTTCACATAGTATATTTAATGTTTCGAATATTGCAAACTCAAGAGACTATCAAACTCAAAACAAAACACCAATAACAAATTCAACGAATAATACATCTACTATTAGCAATTCTCGTATAGGTAGAAATGATCCATGTCCGTGTGGAAGTGGGAAAAAATATAAAAGGTGTCATGGAAACTAA
- a CDS encoding ribose-phosphate pyrophosphokinase produces the protein MADYKELRVLSGTSHIQLTDSICEYLGISNGRLNIHKFANDNTFVQIEENIRERDVFIVQPFSNPVNDKIMETLIMIDAAKRASAGRITTVIPYFAYGRTDKKDQPRVPITARLIADLISTAGADRVLTIDLHAGQIQGFFNIPVDELTAIPILTRYIQEKNIPNLVVVAVDMGATKRARNVAAGLNVPLAIMEKRRVGNNDTTEALNIIGEVEGKTALTVDDELDTGGSLVSTIEALKNRGVKDIYSCVTHGVLSGPATSRIAESSLKELIITDTLPLDDKNPSDKITVLSVAPLLGEAIHRIHNGLSVGAMFNDE, from the coding sequence ATGGCAGATTATAAAGAATTAAGGGTTTTAAGTGGGACTTCCCATATACAACTAACTGACTCTATATGTGAGTATTTAGGCATATCTAACGGTAGACTCAATATACATAAATTTGCAAATGATAATACTTTTGTGCAAATAGAAGAAAACATACGTGAAAGAGACGTATTTATTGTCCAACCATTTAGCAATCCAGTTAATGACAAAATAATGGAAACTCTTATTATGATAGATGCCGCCAAAAGAGCATCAGCTGGGAGAATAACTACAGTTATTCCTTATTTTGCCTACGGAAGGACAGATAAAAAGGATCAGCCAAGAGTACCTATAACCGCAAGATTAATTGCTGACTTAATATCTACTGCAGGTGCTGACAGAGTTCTTACAATTGATTTACATGCAGGCCAAATTCAAGGCTTTTTTAACATCCCTGTAGACGAACTCACAGCAATCCCTATATTAACCAGATATATTCAAGAAAAAAACATCCCCAATTTGGTAGTTGTGGCTGTAGATATGGGAGCAACCAAAAGAGCAAGAAATGTTGCTGCAGGTCTTAATGTTCCATTAGCAATTATGGAAAAAAGAAGAGTAGGGAATAATGACACAACAGAAGCTTTAAATATTATTGGTGAAGTTGAAGGCAAAACTGCCTTAACAGTTGACGATGAACTTGATACAGGAGGCTCTTTGGTATCAACAATTGAAGCTCTTAAAAATCGAGGGGTTAAAGATATATATTCATGTGTTACTCATGGAGTACTTTCAGGCCCAGCAACTTCAAGAATTGCAGAAAGTTCATTAAAGGAATTAATCATAACAGACACTTTGCCTTTAGATGACAAAAACCCTTCTGATAAAATCACTGTTCTTTCCGTTGCACCATTGCTAGGTGAAGCAATCCACAGAATTCATAATGGCCTATCAGTAGGAGCTATGTTCAATGACGAATAA
- a CDS encoding enoyl-CoA hydratase has protein sequence MANYNNISLDINPETKIAKLTLRRPEKLNSITREMGLELVDAIEKVSDNDDARVLILTGEGRGFCSGADTGGMAGGDNQGPHSGERGAEEIRRGFKTAQSMILGLQRMEKPTIAMVNGAAVGAGFDLACACDIRIGTPKSRFMVAFVRIGLFPGYGGTWLYAKALGSVSKAAELLFTGDFLEAEEAKHHGLLNHLVEEDELENFTMDMATRIANGPPIAIRIAKLMLYKGLEFDLETAMKMAAAAETITLTSQDHREGVQAFREKRKPTYEGR, from the coding sequence ATGGCAAATTACAACAACATTTCATTAGATATAAATCCAGAAACTAAGATTGCGAAACTTACCCTTCGTCGACCAGAAAAATTAAACTCTATAACTCGAGAAATGGGATTAGAGCTTGTGGATGCAATTGAAAAAGTTTCCGATAATGATGATGCAAGAGTATTAATACTAACAGGGGAAGGTAGAGGTTTTTGTTCTGGTGCTGATACTGGAGGGATGGCAGGTGGTGATAATCAAGGACCACATTCAGGTGAAAGAGGAGCGGAAGAAATTCGCAGAGGATTTAAGACAGCTCAATCTATGATACTTGGACTCCAACGGATGGAAAAACCTACAATTGCTATGGTTAATGGAGCTGCAGTAGGAGCTGGATTTGATTTAGCATGTGCGTGCGATATTAGAATAGGTACACCTAAATCTAGGTTTATGGTTGCCTTTGTTCGAATTGGATTATTTCCTGGCTATGGCGGCACCTGGCTATATGCTAAGGCTTTAGGAAGTGTATCAAAGGCTGCTGAGTTATTGTTTACTGGGGATTTCTTGGAGGCAGAAGAAGCTAAACACCACGGTTTACTCAACCATCTAGTTGAAGAAGATGAATTAGAAAACTTTACTATGGATATGGCTACTAGAATTGCAAATGGTCCTCCAATAGCTATTCGCATTGCTAAACTTATGCTTTACAAAGGATTGGAATTTGATTTAGAAACAGCCATGAAAATGGCTGCTGCTGCAGAAACTATAACTTTAACATCGCAAGATCATCGTGAAGGCGTACAGGCTTTCCGTGAAAAAAGAAAACCTACATATGAGGGAAGGTAA
- a CDS encoding MFS transporter — translation MKIKKNRYQLVDSKTPFFYGWIIVLGAFLGSFAGGGMQSFTFGVFLKPMSEDLGWSRSTLIGALTLRTFVTAGLAPFLGKYVDNKGPQLIMVTSSIAGGIACLLLTQVHTVWQFYLAFILVGLAGGAGMGGVVANATVLKWFIKYRGRATAFSTMGNTAAGAILAPIVGLVILNSSWRMGWILISVIFFFLLFPVSTLMVRKPEDIGLLPDGAKTQSEIESNLSNNKKHITDKSWTLSEALKTNTLWILTFSMLIGGVGVASVVVHEFSYITDHGFSTGVAALVLSVHAVTASCGRLVWGFLVEKIEVKYCMAILYIGCAIGLAILQFFATSVFMLLLFAVIYGICVGGHIVLSNVAWADYYGREFVGSIRGFLTPFTTGASALGPIIIGLIYDTMKTYTLAFNGLLVMFLMGTFVILLAKSPNKIHHPSE, via the coding sequence TTGAAGATAAAGAAAAACAGATATCAATTAGTAGATAGTAAAACTCCTTTTTTTTATGGGTGGATAATAGTATTAGGTGCTTTTTTAGGCTCTTTTGCAGGTGGAGGTATGCAGAGTTTTACTTTTGGTGTTTTCTTAAAGCCTATGTCCGAAGATTTAGGCTGGAGTCGATCTACATTAATTGGTGCTCTTACTCTAAGAACGTTTGTAACAGCGGGGTTAGCTCCCTTCTTGGGTAAATATGTAGATAATAAAGGGCCTCAATTAATCATGGTGACCTCTTCAATTGCTGGAGGAATAGCATGTTTACTATTAACTCAAGTACATACAGTTTGGCAATTTTATTTAGCATTTATTTTAGTTGGGCTTGCTGGTGGTGCAGGAATGGGAGGGGTCGTCGCAAATGCCACAGTTTTGAAATGGTTTATCAAATATCGAGGAAGAGCAACTGCATTTAGCACAATGGGCAATACAGCTGCTGGTGCAATCCTAGCGCCTATTGTAGGGTTGGTTATTCTAAATTCAAGTTGGCGTATGGGTTGGATTTTAATATCTGTTATATTTTTCTTTTTACTTTTCCCCGTTTCCACGTTAATGGTTAGAAAACCAGAAGATATAGGACTGTTACCAGATGGCGCTAAAACTCAATCTGAAATAGAGTCTAACTTATCGAATAATAAAAAACATATCACTGATAAATCATGGACATTAAGCGAAGCATTAAAAACCAATACTCTCTGGATATTAACATTTTCTATGCTTATTGGTGGTGTTGGTGTTGCCTCCGTGGTAGTTCACGAATTTAGTTATATTACGGATCATGGTTTTTCAACTGGTGTCGCAGCTTTAGTGTTAAGCGTTCATGCTGTTACTGCTTCTTGTGGGAGATTAGTATGGGGGTTTTTAGTAGAAAAAATCGAAGTTAAGTACTGTATGGCTATTTTGTATATAGGCTGTGCAATAGGATTAGCTATATTACAATTCTTTGCAACTTCAGTATTTATGCTTTTATTATTTGCTGTAATTTATGGTATTTGTGTAGGAGGGCATATTGTGTTGAGCAATGTTGCTTGGGCTGATTATTACGGAAGAGAGTTTGTGGGTTCTATTAGAGGTTTTTTAACACCTTTTACCACAGGAGCATCAGCATTAGGTCCAATTATTATTGGTTTAATTTATGACACAATGAAAACTTACACTTTAGCATTTAATGGGTTGTTAGTAATGTTTTTAATGGGAACATTTGTAATATTATTAGCCAAATCACCGAATAAAATACACCACCCATCTGAATAA
- a CDS encoding thiolase family protein — translation MDNAVIVSGARTPIGRYGGAFKSLKASDLGSIAIKSAIERSGITASDVEEVVLGNALQTDEAGYAARMASLKSGISYEVPTIAINRQCSSGLEAINIAAQMIISGAIDIAVAGGIEHMSGAPYLMRNVRWDGLRMGDGKLQDSLIEGLNCPANQYHMGVTAENVAQEFEVSRIDQDELAVLSHQRAVKAIENGRFDKYLVSVEVPQRRGDPVLVSTDEQPRADASFESLSTLKPVFRENGTVTAGNSSGINDGAAAVVIMSESKAQELGLKPIMKWVNRSVAGVEPSLMGTGPVPAVQKLIKKTGINIGDIDLIELNEAFASQALYCMRELDLDIDVTNVNGSGISLGHPVGATGAIMTVKLMEEMEYRDINIGLATMCVGGGQGCATIFERLN, via the coding sequence ATGGATAACGCAGTAATAGTTAGTGGTGCACGAACCCCAATAGGACGATATGGTGGTGCATTTAAATCTTTGAAAGCTTCTGATTTAGGTTCAATAGCCATTAAAAGTGCAATTGAACGATCTGGTATAACAGCATCTGATGTAGAGGAAGTAGTATTAGGTAATGCTCTTCAAACAGATGAAGCAGGTTATGCAGCTCGTATGGCTTCATTAAAATCCGGAATTTCATATGAAGTTCCAACTATTGCTATAAATCGACAATGTTCTTCAGGTTTAGAAGCAATTAATATTGCTGCACAAATGATCATTTCTGGTGCTATTGATATAGCTGTTGCAGGCGGTATAGAACATATGTCAGGTGCTCCTTACTTGATGAGGAATGTTCGATGGGATGGTTTGAGAATGGGAGATGGGAAACTTCAAGACTCATTGATTGAAGGTTTAAATTGCCCCGCTAATCAATACCATATGGGAGTTACTGCTGAAAATGTAGCACAAGAATTTGAAGTCTCTAGAATTGACCAAGACGAATTAGCTGTACTGAGTCATCAGAGAGCAGTTAAAGCTATAGAGAATGGTCGTTTTGATAAATATTTAGTATCTGTTGAGGTACCTCAAAGGAGAGGTGATCCCGTATTAGTTTCTACTGATGAACAGCCACGTGCTGATGCTAGCTTCGAGTCCTTATCAACATTAAAACCGGTCTTTCGTGAAAATGGTACTGTGACAGCAGGAAATTCCTCTGGAATCAATGATGGTGCAGCTGCAGTTGTTATAATGTCAGAATCAAAGGCACAAGAATTAGGTTTAAAACCAATAATGAAATGGGTTAATAGATCAGTCGCTGGAGTAGAACCTTCATTAATGGGTACTGGTCCGGTTCCAGCAGTACAAAAATTAATTAAGAAAACAGGAATTAATATTGGAGATATAGACCTAATTGAGTTAAATGAAGCTTTCGCCTCACAAGCACTGTATTGTATGAGAGAGTTAGATTTAGATATTGATGTTACTAATGTTAATGGAAGTGGTATCTCATTGGGACATCCAGTTGGAGCTACAGGTGCAATAATGACAGTTAAATTGATGGAAGAAATGGAATATCGTGATATTAATATCGGTTTAGCAACGATGTGTGTAGGTGGTGGACAGGGTTGTGCAACTATATTTGAACGTTTGAATTAG
- a CDS encoding MmgE/PrpD family protein — protein MSTTKEVAKFVLDLDFESLDSDVINAGKKAFINFLAVSIYSSTDPTLQILLELFNENTNKQFASIIGTNIKSNLDNATLANGYLGHLEDFDDTHFPTIIHPSSPTFPSALALAENMGKSGKEFLLASILGIEICCRVGVAMHPSHYDQGWHITGTTGVFGSAIASASLLNLNQLQLQNCLGIAGTQAAGVREVFGTMSKPFHAGRSSQSGLLAANLASKGFTSATNIFEGRRGFFDVLAPEYDLNILTNNLGSKWEIFQNGLKPYACGVVNHPLIDAMIKFKNENQFTINNIKSIKAYVHYLVPELVGHKQHPTIGLEGKFSFHHSMAVGLLYGRATPLEYTDDIVKDSDVEKLRNIIECEIREDFTEEQAIVEVTYTDNTVAVVEVGSCSGSPENPLTDKQLTDKFNILVQETLGEKKTEQLLDVLWNLEEVDNVASIFPMMLI, from the coding sequence ATGAGTACAACCAAAGAAGTAGCAAAATTTGTATTAGATTTGGATTTTGAATCATTAGATTCAGATGTTATAAATGCAGGTAAGAAAGCATTTATAAACTTTTTAGCTGTTTCAATATATTCGTCAACTGATCCAACTTTACAAATATTATTAGAATTATTTAATGAAAACACAAATAAACAATTCGCTTCTATAATTGGGACTAATATAAAAAGTAACTTAGACAATGCAACTTTAGCAAATGGTTATCTTGGACATTTAGAAGATTTTGATGACACCCACTTTCCCACAATCATCCACCCTTCTTCCCCTACTTTTCCTTCGGCTCTAGCTTTAGCGGAAAATATGGGTAAAAGCGGCAAAGAATTCCTACTTGCTTCCATATTGGGTATAGAAATTTGTTGTCGTGTAGGTGTTGCAATGCATCCGTCTCATTATGATCAAGGATGGCATATAACAGGAACTACTGGTGTGTTTGGCTCAGCAATCGCATCGGCAAGTTTACTAAATCTAAATCAATTACAGTTGCAAAATTGTTTGGGTATAGCAGGAACACAAGCCGCTGGTGTTCGAGAAGTTTTTGGAACTATGTCTAAGCCATTTCATGCAGGACGTTCTTCTCAATCTGGATTATTGGCAGCTAACCTTGCTTCAAAAGGATTTACTTCAGCTACGAATATTTTTGAAGGGAGAAGAGGGTTTTTTGATGTTCTTGCTCCGGAGTATGACTTAAATATATTAACGAACAACTTGGGTTCTAAATGGGAAATATTCCAAAATGGACTTAAGCCTTATGCTTGTGGCGTTGTAAACCATCCACTAATTGATGCAATGATAAAGTTTAAAAATGAGAATCAATTTACTATAAATAATATTAAAAGTATTAAAGCTTATGTACATTATTTAGTTCCAGAGTTAGTTGGGCATAAACAGCACCCTACTATTGGATTGGAAGGAAAATTTTCATTTCATCATAGCATGGCTGTAGGTTTGTTGTATGGCCGTGCTACCCCGTTGGAATATACTGATGATATTGTTAAAGATTCTGATGTTGAAAAATTAAGAAATATAATTGAATGTGAAATTCGCGAAGACTTCACTGAAGAACAGGCAATTGTTGAAGTTACTTATACTGACAATACTGTTGCTGTTGTAGAAGTGGGAAGTTGTTCTGGATCACCAGAAAATCCATTAACCGACAAACAATTAACTGACAAATTTAACATATTGGTTCAAGAAACTCTTGGTGAAAAAAAGACTGAGCAATTACTTGATGTGCTTTGGAATCTTGAGGAAGTTGATAATGTGGCATCGATCTTTCCTATGATGCTTATTTAA
- a CDS encoding pyridoxal phosphate-dependent aminotransferase — MGYVSKKINSFLEQGSEIRKMFEEGAIMKQKYGAENVFDLSLGNPIIEPPDEFYSALQNIVHTRPNGIHRYMPNSGYQFTRKSIADNLSKETKLEFSENNIIMACGAAGALNVVLKTLLNDGDNVIILNPYFVEYRFYIDNHNGESFIVDCDDNFYPNINELKKTITQNTKAIIINSPNNPTGVIYPPEVIQDIVNVIHEKEKELNINIFIISDEPYRKIIYDDKEYPFLYKFHDRTIVATSHAKDLGLPGERIGYIAVNPLLKDAETLIDGMIFCNRTLGFVNAPALMQNIVGDLQNITVDITGYTQKRDFLFNALSNIGYEVKKPEGAFYMFPKSPLINDRDFIQLLKEQNVLVVPGSAFGKQGYFRISYCVTQDELEGSIPGFEAAFQKAIK; from the coding sequence ATGGGATACGTTTCTAAAAAGATTAATAGCTTTCTTGAACAAGGTTCAGAAATCCGAAAGATGTTTGAGGAGGGTGCTATCATGAAGCAAAAATATGGCGCCGAAAATGTATTTGATCTTTCTTTAGGAAATCCAATAATTGAGCCTCCTGATGAATTTTACTCTGCGCTTCAAAATATAGTTCATACACGCCCTAATGGAATTCATAGATACATGCCTAATTCCGGTTATCAATTTACAAGGAAATCAATTGCCGACAACTTGAGCAAAGAAACTAAATTAGAATTTTCAGAAAACAATATAATTATGGCTTGTGGCGCAGCAGGTGCTCTCAATGTTGTCTTAAAAACATTATTAAATGATGGAGACAATGTTATTATTCTTAATCCCTATTTTGTAGAATACCGTTTTTATATTGATAATCATAATGGAGAATCATTTATAGTAGATTGTGATGATAATTTTTATCCAAATATTAATGAACTTAAAAAAACTATTACACAAAATACTAAGGCAATAATTATTAATTCTCCAAACAACCCAACTGGAGTAATTTATCCTCCTGAAGTTATACAGGATATTGTTAATGTCATACATGAAAAGGAAAAAGAATTAAATATTAATATATTTATTATTAGCGACGAACCTTATAGAAAAATAATTTATGACGACAAAGAATATCCTTTTTTATATAAATTTCATGATCGAACAATAGTTGCAACGTCACATGCAAAAGATCTGGGTTTACCTGGAGAGCGCATTGGGTATATAGCGGTTAATCCTCTATTAAAAGATGCAGAAACCCTAATTGATGGTATGATTTTTTGTAACCGAACACTTGGTTTTGTTAATGCACCAGCATTAATGCAAAATATTGTTGGGGATTTACAAAATATCACAGTAGATATAACAGGGTATACTCAAAAAAGGGATTTTTTATTCAATGCATTATCTAACATAGGATATGAAGTAAAAAAGCCTGAGGGTGCATTTTATATGTTCCCTAAATCGCCTTTAATAAATGATAGAGATTTTATCCAATTATTAAAAGAACAAAATGTCCTAGTAGTACCTGGGTCGGCTTTTGGCAAGCAAGGATATTTCAGGATCTCATACTGCGTAACTCAGGATGAATTAGAAGGATCAATACCTGGTTTTGAAGCAGCATTTCAAAAAGCTATAAAATAA
- a CDS encoding adenylosuccinate synthase, with protein MPGIAVIGGQWGDEGKGKIIDYLAEKTQYVVRYSGGNNAGHTVINSEGEFALNLIPSGIFWQNVTPVIGNGLVVDPEVVTQEIFGLQDRGINTEKLIISDRSHAIMPYHILLDQLEEQSKGNNAIGTTGKGVGPAYVDKISRIGIRIGELANLYNDPSSLDSFVIKLTNILTIKNNIITKIYNSDPIELEPLLEQCKIWGERLSTYVFQTDHILHDALERGENVLFEGAQGALLDIDHGTYPFVTSSSPTIGGVFTGTGVPYTAIDEVVGVFKAYTTRVGSGPMVTELHDTVGEHIREKAKEYGTTTGRARRVGWFDAVAARFSAHINGFTSIVLTRLDVLDGFDELKICNKYQFGDKTISDFPTDNSTLNRCQPIYETLPGWSDPTASMTGLDNFPINALEYVKTLEKYIGVPIKIISTGPQREETVLVESFVNEI; from the coding sequence ATGCCCGGAATTGCAGTTATCGGAGGCCAATGGGGTGACGAAGGTAAAGGAAAGATTATTGATTATCTAGCTGAGAAAACTCAATATGTTGTTAGATATTCTGGTGGTAATAATGCCGGCCATACAGTAATTAATTCTGAAGGAGAATTCGCTTTAAATTTAATTCCATCTGGCATCTTTTGGCAAAATGTAACTCCAGTAATCGGTAACGGTTTAGTTGTGGACCCAGAGGTCGTAACTCAAGAAATATTTGGACTTCAAGATAGAGGTATAAATACTGAAAAATTGATTATTAGTGATCGAAGTCACGCAATAATGCCTTATCATATTTTATTGGATCAACTTGAAGAGCAATCAAAGGGTAATAACGCTATTGGAACAACAGGAAAAGGAGTTGGCCCAGCCTATGTAGATAAAATTTCCCGTATAGGAATTCGTATAGGAGAATTAGCTAATTTGTATAATGATCCATCTTCTTTAGATAGTTTTGTTATAAAATTAACAAATATCCTAACAATTAAAAATAATATTATTACTAAAATATATAATTCCGATCCTATAGAATTAGAACCTTTGTTAGAACAATGTAAAATATGGGGCGAAAGATTATCGACATATGTATTTCAAACTGATCATATATTGCATGATGCCCTAGAACGTGGCGAAAACGTATTGTTCGAGGGGGCACAAGGAGCATTGTTAGATATCGATCATGGTACTTATCCTTTTGTAACATCATCTTCTCCAACTATTGGGGGAGTGTTTACAGGTACCGGAGTGCCATATACTGCTATCGATGAAGTTGTTGGTGTTTTCAAAGCCTACACTACGAGAGTAGGTTCTGGACCAATGGTAACTGAACTACATGATACAGTTGGAGAACATATTCGAGAAAAAGCAAAAGAATATGGGACTACTACAGGGAGAGCGAGAAGAGTTGGATGGTTTGATGCTGTTGCTGCCAGATTTTCAGCACATATTAATGGTTTTACATCGATTGTTTTAACCAGATTAGATGTTTTAGATGGATTTGATGAATTAAAGATTTGCAATAAATATCAATTTGGTGATAAAACTATTTCAGATTTCCCTACAGACAATTCAACATTAAATAGATGTCAACCGATCTACGAAACATTACCAGGGTGGTCTGATCCGACGGCATCTATGACTGGTTTGGATAACTTTCCAATCAATGCTTTGGAGTATGTGAAAACTCTAGAAAAATATATTGGGGTACCGATAAAAATAATTTCCACCGGTCCTCAAAGAGAAGAAACTGTATTAGTAGAAAGTTTTGTGAATGAAATTTAA